In Cryptomeria japonica chromosome 10, Sugi_1.0, whole genome shotgun sequence, a genomic segment contains:
- the LOC131059836 gene encoding membrane protein PM19L isoform X2 — protein MEAHPYLAGNTATMYFIIFSLIAGTVGAASTLSGSYHLRAWRTDSLSAAASSALIAWVLTALAFGLACKEIHIGHRGRRLKTLEAFIIILTFTQLMYLLLLHAGLVSSRYGPGYRDSGYGGTTTDPQMKPAAPVV, from the exons ATGGAAGCTCATCCTT ATTTAGCAGGCAACACTGCGACTATGTACTTCATAATATTTTCCCTGATTGCTGGAACCGTGGGAGCTGCTTCAACGTTATCTGGCTCATATCACTTGAGAGCATGGAGGACTGATAGCTTGTCAGCTGCAGCTTCTTCTGCCCTCATTGCTTGGGTTTTGACAGCTTTGGCATTTGG GTTGGCTTGCAAAGAAATACACATTGGACATAGAGGAAGGCGCCTG AAAACATTGGAGGCATTTATCATCATCCTGACATTCACCCAACTGATGTATTTGCTGTTACTCCATGCCGGGCTAGTGAGCAGCAGATATGGGCCAGGCTATAGAGATTCAGGCTATGGTGGAACAACTACTGACCCACAAATGAAGCCTGCAGCACCTGTAGTCTGA
- the LOC131059836 gene encoding membrane protein PM19L isoform X1 produces the protein MARTVGRTLGGPLLILNFIMYVIVLALAGWALNKFINMEAHPYLAGNTATMYFIIFSLIAGTVGAASTLSGSYHLRAWRTDSLSAAASSALIAWVLTALAFGLACKEIHIGHRGRRLKTLEAFIIILTFTQLMYLLLLHAGLVSSRYGPGYRDSGYGGTTTDPQMKPAAPVV, from the exons ATGGCTCGAACTGTAGGCAGGACTTTGGGAGGACCTCTGCTGATACTGAACTTTATAATGTATGTCATAGTGCTTGCTCTTGCTGGGTGGGCACTCAACAAGTTCATCAATATGGAAGCTCATCCTT ATTTAGCAGGCAACACTGCGACTATGTACTTCATAATATTTTCCCTGATTGCTGGAACCGTGGGAGCTGCTTCAACGTTATCTGGCTCATATCACTTGAGAGCATGGAGGACTGATAGCTTGTCAGCTGCAGCTTCTTCTGCCCTCATTGCTTGGGTTTTGACAGCTTTGGCATTTGG GTTGGCTTGCAAAGAAATACACATTGGACATAGAGGAAGGCGCCTG AAAACATTGGAGGCATTTATCATCATCCTGACATTCACCCAACTGATGTATTTGCTGTTACTCCATGCCGGGCTAGTGAGCAGCAGATATGGGCCAGGCTATAGAGATTCAGGCTATGGTGGAACAACTACTGACCCACAAATGAAGCCTGCAGCACCTGTAGTCTGA